GGAGGTGGAGGAAAATTAGCTACAGAGGGAGGAGAATTGACTATAGGTGTTGGTGGGAGTTGTGAGGAATCAAAAGTGTTAAGAGTCATAAAATTTGTAGTTCTCAAACCAAATTGTGCAGCTTGGTCTAAGAGTTCTTCCTCCTTCCTTTCCAGCCCCACACGGTTCTACCATTGCCCCTTGCAGGCAAATATTGTAATCAGCCTTCGATAAATCTGGGGTGCACTGCACCAGCCCAAACACTTTATCTGAGCTTCCGGTTGCAAACTTTAAATACATATATATCAATTAATAATGAGTTGCTATTTGTCATAATgacaatttaatattttaattaataaaattttaatttaattattataaaaaaatctcttaaaatatatatatatattctattataAGGATTACTctatctcatatatctaaatcttAAATCGAAgtttatataacataaattttaatttttttaaagtcattttaggatttattatttatattttattctttACAACAAAATAAAGTGTTTGCAAAATAACCACTATTATTAAATactaaaatcaaaattttaataataaattattaaaacaaTTAAATCGTCAATCATGCAAGATGCAACGCACAGCTAATTTTGAGTATTTTAAAAGCTGAAAATTCATTGATTACATTTGaaatgttaaattttaatatatttttttataattcattatattatgaattataaaaaaatgtattttataTTGATTTGAGTAACTATATTTTATAATTTGCCTTAGAAGCTGGATTGCACGGGCGACTTGAATTGGTTACATCTACTGTCCCCCATTCTTGCATTAGTGGAAGACTAATTGACCATGGAAGGTTGTTTACAGCAAACAAATGATAGAACACAAATCGTTCCCATTTTCTTCTACCAAAGTTGATCGCTATTCTCTTGTTTCTTGGAGGTCCTCTaagagtaatatatatatatatatatatatatatatatatatatatatatatatatatatatatatatatgaaaataatagcatttaaaaaaaagttattaaAAATTAGAGATGATTACGGTCATtgaattaaaatcaattaaatataaattgaatTGGAATCAATTAATCTGATTTTGAATTAATCTGACTTTGAATTaaacttcaaattttttatttgaaatttttttaaaattattaattaaatttgattgaattcaattggattaaaatcaaaattgaaatcaGAATAAAATAACCATTCAATTATTATGTTGTACTGAAAGACGAATGCCTTTCACTGTTCCTCTTTACCCGTTGGAAGctttgtgtgtgtatatatatatatatataaaattttcatttttatttttatttttaaattatttaattactattattattatttttattaaactaattttatttataataaagtttGATATTAGAGTCATTTACTATTTTAATAAtagtattataatatttttacattGAAATTTTTTGATATACTATCTcactttttttcttttcaattagtTGAATTTTTTAAATTCGAAAGAAAACGCTTGAgtctatttttaaattttatttaaggaTTTTAGTATATtaattaaaatctcaaatttctatttatttactttaattttaaaCCACTTAGTTAGTTTATTAAttagtttaagaaattttctactaccacttttattcatttgataTTCTGATGATAAATTTATAATGTGGGACAGATGTTTCCATTCTGTAAAAACAAAATTATATGTTCTGATGAATATATGATATTAAGAAACATAATCATATTTTGTAATACCATGTCACGCCTCATCACAATGGCATTGATTAGTCACTGAAATTTTCAGTTTACAGACAAATAAACTGCTGCTTCAGTATTTTCCGTGGAATGCTTTGATATGGTAGTCCCTGACGTAGGCTCCAATGAAGGCATGCCTGACTTTGTGCTACTGTACATGAGAAATCCAGGTTGTGAAGGTAGTGGCAGACTTAGGGAATGGCTACTGAGCATTAGAACAACTGATGCCATGGTGGGTCTATCTGCTGCATTTTCTTGAACACATAGTAACCCAATGTGTATACATCTGATTATATCACCTGTTGGACCATTCTTCAGTGTATTGTCGATCAGATTTGAAATTTTTCCTTCTCTCCAATTCTTCCATGCCTGCAGGGTGTGGATGGAAATCCGACAATCAGACTTGAATTTAATTCTTTAAATCATCAAAGTAAAAGGAAAGAGATGGAAATAATGTGTAGTTAGTTTTCCGTTAAAATCAGGGCTAATCACACGAATTAGGATTATTACATAGCTTAGTATACTTACATGGCTTAAAAGATGTTCTACTTCATTTGAATTACTCAACCAGCTGTTCTTCATACCACTCACCATCTCCAGAACTATGACACCTAAGCTAAAGACATCTGATTTCATGGAGAATCGATTTTGTAAAATATATTCTGGAGCCATATATCCACTATACAGCATCAAAAAGAAGATGTTAGTGAATTTAGCTATTTACCATAATTCTATCTGTTAACTTTATATAATGCAAGAATTTTCCATTTCTTCTGTATGAACAATATGCAGTTGCTATGACACATAAGCATCAACAGTAAGCATAAAGGTAATTTTGTTACGTACTAAGTCCCTGCAACTCTTCTAGTAATGCCTTGGGTTTGATCCAAAACAAACAGTCTTGCCAtaccaaaatctgaaattttagggTTCATCTCTTCATCTAACAAGACATTACTTGCTTTCAAATCGCGATGAATGACTTTAAGGCGAGAATCTTCATGAAGGTAAAGAATCCCTCGAGCAATACCATTTATGATTTTATAACGCATTTCCCAATTTAATTGGGCACCCCTGATTTCATCTGTAAGTTACATTAGATAAAAATGGATTAGTAATAGCCATTTATGGATTCAGAGACTCTAATTAAGTAGAAGATGCTAGATCATGTCTCTTGATCGTgaaagtataaaataataccaAATATGAAGTGATCAAGGCTGCCATTCCTCACAAACTCATAAACAAGGATCCTTTCTGTTCCTTCTGAGCAGAAACCTATAAGGCTAACAAGATTTCTATGTTGGAGCTTAGCCACCAACAGAATCTCATTCTTGAATTCTTCTTCACCTTGATCAGAATATCCGGATAACCTCTTCGCTGCAATTTCTTGTCCATTTGGTAGCATGCCCTGAAGATTTACTCGAGTACACAAGGGAAATTACTTCATGCTCTTTACATTTGATGTTCTTGAAAAAGTTAAGTGTCTTATTTAATACTTTTGTTTCTTGTAAGAATGTTAAGGTAATTACCCATCCACTAATTTCTTTAATGATCTCAATTCTTTTGGATGATTATGAATCTATGTTAACGTGCCTATTACCTTACAAAAATATTACGATTCTAGAAAACTATCAGTACCATCATATTCAATTTTGCAGGAAGCTGGAGCATTGTCAccatgaagagaatgttttgttTACCTTGTAAACTGAACCAAATCCTCCCTGTCCAAGCTTATTATCTTCAGAGAAGTTATCTGTTGCTGCTTTTATTGTGCTAAAGTCAAAGTGCAATGATTCCAGTCTTCTGATTGTATCATCATCTGACCcagaataacaaataaaaattagtaGGGAGTGACATAATAGAGACTTTAATTACACAGAATGTTTTTATATTTAACTTTACACATATTCATGCCCACTTCTCTGGCTGTTTTTACCTGACTTACTTTTAACTTTATGTTTCAACCTCTTTCGCAAAATGGAGCAAGTGAGTGTGATCAGTATCACAAAAAAAAGGACTATAGGCACAGTAATTTTAGTCACGATATGAGACCTTATAGTCTTGTTTCCTGCAAGGCACAAAATTTTACATTAAGCACTAGTTGAATGCACTTTTCTGGGTTATCCTTTAACGTACCTTTTGTTCTTGTCCGAGGAGGTGGAGGAAAATTAGCTACAGCGGGAGGAGAATTGACTATAGGTGTTGGTGGGAGTTGTGGCGAATCAAAAGTGCTAGGAGGTGGAGGAAAATTAGCTACAGAGGGAGGAGAATTGACTATAGGTGTTGGTGGGAGTTGTGAGGAATCAAAAGTGTTAGAGTCATAAAATTTGAAGTTCTCAAACCAAATTGTGCAGCTTGGTCTAAGAGTTCTTCCTCCTTCCTTTCCAGCCCCACACGGTTTTACCATTGCCCCTTGCAGGCAAATATTGCAATCAGCCTTCGATAAATCTGGGGTGCACTGCACCAGCCCAAACACTTTATCTGAGCTTCCGGTTGCAAACTTTAAACCAGAAGAACCTGAAGAAGCTTGTGTCGTGAGTTTCCCTAACAAATCATACAGCGTTTCATTGAATTGAGAATAGGTTACATTATTCGGATTAGGCACACAATCTGAAGGAGTTGACTCCATCCTGGCGAAAATGTTACGATTTGAGTACCTTACCATACATGTAGTAGCCTCACCCCACATGATTCCTTCTTTTTGATTCGGACACTGCTCCTTAATTCCGTGGATTGTGGAGTTAACGCAATGGTAGCATTTGTCCGAGGAAAGGTCTCCTCTACAAAGACTTAATGCATAAACTTTGTCAGGGTCTTGGCCTGCTGTGCCATTGTAAAAACCGCCATTCTCTGTGATGTTTAAAGGCAGAGAAGAGAGCACtgtattgagatttttggagtagGTACTGTTTGCCAAATAGGTGCCCCTATTTGAACAAAATTCTGATTCTGAATGTGAAATTGAGATCATAGGTAAAAGGAGCAGAATTAAACTTGGAATTCCCATTTCTAGATTACAGCTAAACTGACAATTTCTATTAGCTGAACGATGGCTATAATGGAAAATGGCGGGAAAGCTGGGGATTAAATGGTGTCAATCTTCGATCTCGAGGATTAAATAAATAGTGCCCTACGTGGTTAACAACAAAGTGGACCATATGGTGCTATTTTCCCACAAAGTCTTACAACGTTTTGGACACGAGGTACATCCCAacactaaaataattataatctCTACTTGTTATGTTTTGTTTTTAGGGCAAGGGGTTACTGAATACTTAGTCTAAATTGTTGAATATTTTCCATACATAAAGTCGTGGGTTCATACTTCTAAATTTaaagaataaataatttttttttagtgaTAAATACATATATATCAATTAATAATGAGTTGCTATTTGTCATAATgacaatttaatattttaattaataaaattttaatttaattattataaaaaaatctcttaaaatatatatatatatatataaacatttgaATCCCCTTGTATCCACACATTTGAATCCCTTCGTccaaggtttatatatatatatattaaaattattttattttattattatttaatattttttttatattttgaatatgtaggagattcaaatattcattctaTCAGCTGAAATTGtttctcttttattgaatctagctattattttggaggttccaggtgagtggtaattatagtacatggcaccattTTAGTCCCTTTCAAAATTTCTCagtattaagtttgttattaaatgaaattttaaattaatattttaacacttattttatatgtgattttctacagttttattttattattgaattttattttgattttgattaaataattgatttttgtcaactatctctgcattagacccattaagaTTCcgagaacaggcctttaatgtatttatattgattgatatttgactataaaatttaccgatgtgttactgaattgatttgagattgatttgattttattgactctctgaaactattgaaatacactattggaattgcactatcagttattctgaaattttttattgatttgtacaaattgattttctattttgaattggtacctgtgcccagtatctgtttctgttatctggcctcgccgtgtggactattacggtattaggttgcattgtcgagtcatgcatcattgcagtttttggtttgcattagtatcatatgcattgatatctgtgaaggaggaggaaggtatctgatatctggtagcgcgcttaccatctggcctttggtgatgtggggtatcatcaccctggtgcactgtaccctaaaatttttattgaatgaattttcttttatatatatgttttatgaagttattttattaatgattttgacagcatgagcatgattttattgaatagaaaatttattgtgaaattaatcaagcgtctgcctgttcctattccgttgtgtgctataattatcattcactgagcatctagctcaaatcaCGTTTTCTCGTCATATCTGCATCAAGAAATTCTGCGGTGATCCAAATATTCAATCCATtctctggagagggacaactttgatttgttttcatggtatgcccgaattcatgttttctcgggctaataattagtttaatttattgaacagtttaagtttttattgaaatctgtagagactccgcagtttacctatgggatatttatgatatttattcagtattttgtttatttggattttgtctatttttgggattagtaagtaacaatatatttattcaagatattctgataaggcttgcatgatttaagaatacttaaattatgcgccggtcacggttcagaattttgggtcgtgacaaagttggtatcagagctcggttaaggtctagtaaacttgcggaacataggatccttaacgtcttttcagtttatcattgcttcagatatctgcgtccttcgtactttttcacctgtcttaatttggctcacattttcaaatttaatacttgtttattaaaatgaataagtGCCTGAGTCTGTTAAATGTAAGAGGAGAGCTTGGgtcaagggtcttaatggtgcaaaccttgatccaacaagggaggtaccccctaaaactattaatcagacatctgaacagatGCCTATGGCTAAaactggggcacaaccattcttttgtttctccatacttttccatgatatttagtacaccacctactttgttagagtatccttcatctgtatcaacacctatgaggAACGCAATAGACACTAATATGGTGTATaagggatgtatagttcacattggagatagggaattagttgtagatcttgtttctttggatatgtttgagtttgatgtgattttaggcatggattggttagccacttatcacgtttcattggattatcataataaagttgtactctttaaattcctggggaggcagaatttcaatttcagggagatcgcagtatagcctctagtaatcttatctctgtagtgagtgctagacgattattgcgaaagaggtgtaaagggtatctagcttatgttagagatgttcaggtagaaggtgcaggtttggagaatgttacagtggttaaggagtttcctgatgtgtttccagaagatttatcaggtttaccctcggagcgagaggtagagtttggtatagacttagttcctggaactgagcccatatctatgccaccttatcgtatggcacccacagaacttaaggagttgaaagagcagctacaggacctactagataacgagtttattcgccctagtgtttctccatggggtgctcctatgttatttgtacggaagaaggatggatttttgagaatgtgcattgattataggcaattgaataaggtaactgtgcgtaataagtatcctctttcACGCATAGAttacctgtttgaccaacttcaaggtgcaaaatacttttccaagattgatcttcgatctgggtatcatcaattgagggtcaagaaagaagacatactcaagatagcctttaggactaggtatggacactatgaattttttgtaatgtcttttggtcttactaATGCTCCGGCcgtttttatggatctcatgaatagagttttcaagcctttcttagatcaatttgttatagtgttcatcgatgacattctagtgtacttaaagagtaaggaggagcatgaacaacatttgagaattgtccttcagaccttactagaacacaagctatatgccaagttctcaaaatgtgagttttggttagatagtgtggctttcctaggccatacaatatctaaggatggggtgtgcgttgataagaagaaagttgaggcagtgcttcattggcctagacccacaactgtgtcagagattcgtagtttcttgggtttagtagggtattatagacggtttgttcaagacttctctcgtattgcaacacctttaactaagttgacatagaagaatgtgaaatttcagtggtctgaggcttgtgaaaaaggttttcaggagcttaagactcgtttaactacagcaccagtgttagcccttccatccggatcagggggttatgtagtatattgtgatgcttctaggattggtttaggatgtgttttgatgcaacatggacgggttattgcatatgcttctcgtcagtcgAAAAGGCAcaagcagaattatccaactcatgatttggaaatggctacagtaatttttgctttgaaaatctggaggcactatctgtatggtgagacttgttaaatcttcactgaccacaaaagtcccaaatacatctttgaccaacgtgatcttaatcttaggcaaaagAAGATGGATAAAATtgttgaaggattatgattgcaccat
The Hevea brasiliensis isolate MT/VB/25A 57/8 chromosome 15, ASM3005281v1, whole genome shotgun sequence genome window above contains:
- the LOC110636258 gene encoding cysteine-rich receptor-like protein kinase 10, coding for MGIPSLILLLLPMISISHSESEFCSNRGTYLANSTYSKNLNTVLSSLPLNITENGGFYNGTAGQDPDKVYALSLCRGDLSSDKCYHCVNSTIHGIKEQCPNQKEGIMWGEATTCMVRYSNRNIFARMESTPSDCVPNPNNVTYSQFNETLYDLLGKLTTQASSGSSGLKFATGSSDKVFGLVQCTPDLSKADCNICLQGAMVKPCGAGKEGGRTLRPSCTIWFENFKFYDSTPSTFDSPQLPPTPIVNSPPAVANFPPPPRTRTKGTSHIVTKITVPIVLFFVILITLTCSILRKRLKHKVKNDDTIRRLESLHFDFSTIKAATDNFSEDNKLGQGGFGSVYKGMLPNGQEIAAKRLSGYSDQGEEEFKNEILLVAKLQHRNLVSLIGFCSEGTERILVYEFVRNGSLDHFIFDEIRGAQLNWEMRYKIINGIARGILYLHEDSRLKVIHRDLKASNVLLDEEMNPKISDFGMARLFVLDQTQGITRRVAGTYGYMAPEYILQNRFSMKSDVFSLGVIVLEMVSGMKNSWLSNSNEVEHLLSHAWKNWREGKISNLIDNTLKNGPTGDIIRCIHIGLLCVQENAADRPTMASVVLMLSSHSLSLPLPSQPGFLMYSSTKSGMPSLEPTSGTTISKHSTENTEAAVYLSVN